A DNA window from Vagococcus penaei contains the following coding sequences:
- the recO gene encoding DNA repair protein RecO, with amino-acid sequence MVLFAKNYREKDKLVKIFTETHGKRMFFVRRAHQKNNPLNPAIQPFTEANYIMDLRPDGLSFLNSVKDVHPFFTIQKDIFISAYATYILNLVDVAIEDNQPDPALYGFTKQALSLLNETRDAEVITSIFEIELLQRFGIAINWRKCAICGATQGKFDYSDSFHGILCENDWHRDERRSHFDSRAVHFLRVFSAISYNQINQIKLSEETKTDIRQVIDSLYEDYVGIHLKSKKFIDQMKNWETVLKPDLKKND; translated from the coding sequence ATGGTATTATTCGCAAAAAATTATCGTGAAAAAGATAAGTTAGTTAAGATTTTTACTGAGACACATGGTAAACGCATGTTTTTTGTAAGACGAGCCCATCAAAAAAACAATCCGTTAAATCCGGCTATCCAACCATTTACTGAAGCAAATTACATTATGGATTTACGACCTGATGGGTTGTCTTTTTTAAATAGTGTGAAAGATGTTCATCCGTTTTTTACTATCCAAAAAGACATTTTTATTTCGGCTTATGCTACATATATTTTGAATTTGGTTGATGTTGCGATTGAAGATAACCAGCCGGATCCAGCATTATATGGTTTTACGAAACAAGCATTATCACTGTTAAATGAGACTCGTGATGCTGAAGTGATTACGTCCATTTTTGAAATCGAACTATTGCAACGCTTTGGAATTGCCATTAATTGGCGAAAATGTGCTATCTGTGGAGCAACACAAGGTAAATTTGATTATTCAGATAGTTTTCACGGGATTCTATGTGAAAATGATTGGCATCGAGATGAGCGTCGAAGCCATTTTGATAGTCGTGCAGTCCATTTTTTACGAGTTTTCTCGGCAATTAGCTATAATCAGATTAATCAAATTAAATTATCAGAAGAAACGAAGACGGATATACGTCAGGTGATTGATTCCTTGTATGAGGATTATGTAGGAATTCACTTGAAAAGCAAAAAATTTATTGATCAAATGAAAAACTGGGAGACTGTGTTGAAACCGGATTTGAAAAAAAATGATTGA
- the era gene encoding GTPase Era codes for MTDSSFKSGFVAIIGRPNVGKSTLLNRIVAQKIAIMSDKAQTTRNKIQGVYTTDEAQLVFIDTPGIHKPKSKLGDFMVETAYSALREVDVILFMVSADQPRGRGDDFIIERLRKVSAPVYLVINKIDTVHPDELLPIIEDYRQEFDFAEVVPISATEGNNVPNLLNVLIDHMPEGPKYYPKDMVTDHPEYFIVSELIREKVLQLTEQEVPHSVAVVTESMQRDPYDKIHIQATIIVERDSQKGIIIGKGGKMLKEIGTRSRKDIENLLGNKVFLEVWVKVQKNWRDKRKDLQNFGYREMDY; via the coding sequence TTGACTGACTCATCATTTAAATCAGGCTTTGTTGCCATTATCGGGCGTCCTAACGTTGGAAAATCAACGTTATTAAATCGAATTGTTGCACAAAAAATTGCCATAATGAGTGACAAAGCTCAAACAACAAGAAACAAAATTCAAGGGGTCTACACGACTGATGAGGCCCAATTAGTTTTTATTGATACACCAGGAATTCACAAGCCAAAAAGTAAATTAGGTGATTTCATGGTAGAGACAGCTTATAGCGCTTTACGTGAAGTTGACGTCATTTTATTCATGGTTAGTGCGGACCAACCACGTGGACGGGGCGATGATTTCATTATTGAGCGTTTACGCAAAGTATCTGCTCCTGTCTACCTAGTTATTAATAAAATTGATACTGTTCACCCTGATGAGTTATTACCAATCATTGAAGATTATCGTCAAGAATTTGATTTTGCTGAAGTTGTACCAATTTCTGCAACTGAAGGTAATAATGTTCCGAATCTTTTAAATGTTTTAATTGACCATATGCCTGAGGGACCAAAATACTATCCTAAAGATATGGTGACTGACCATCCTGAGTATTTTATTGTGTCAGAATTAATCCGTGAAAAAGTCTTACAATTAACGGAACAAGAAGTACCACATTCGGTGGCTGTGGTGACTGAGAGTATGCAACGAGATCCATATGATAAAATTCATATTCAAGCAACAATTATTGTTGAACGTGATAGTCAAAAAGGTATCATCATCGGTAAAGGTGGTAAAATGCTAAAAGAGATTGGGACACGGTCACGTAAAGATATTGAAAACTTGTTAGGTAATAAAGTCTTTTTAGAAGTATGGGTAAAAGTCCAAAAAAATTGGCGTGATAAACGCAAAGACTTACAAAATTTTGGGTACCGTGAGATGGATTATTAA
- a CDS encoding diacylglycerol kinase family protein: MVLKDKPQIKKNQHIYQAIYYALNGIRCTIKSERNMRYHLILGVIVLVLGFVFQVSRIEWLFLISCIGLVLFAEMLNTAIETTVDLVTNQTYHPLAKKAKDIAAGAVLIISLYALIVGIIIFLPKCFTLLKLIN, encoded by the coding sequence ATGGTCTTAAAAGATAAACCCCAAATCAAAAAAAATCAACACATTTATCAAGCTATTTATTATGCGCTAAATGGTATTCGCTGTACAATCAAATCCGAACGTAATATGCGTTATCACTTGATTTTAGGCGTAATAGTATTAGTACTTGGCTTTGTTTTTCAAGTATCACGAATTGAGTGGCTTTTTTTAATCAGTTGTATTGGCTTAGTACTATTTGCTGAAATGCTTAATACCGCGATTGAAACAACTGTCGATTTAGTGACAAACCAAACGTATCATCCGTTAGCTAAAAAAGCCAAAGATATCGCTGCAGGAGCGGTTTTAATCATCTCTCTATATGCGTTAATAGTTGGTATCATCATTTTTTTACCAAAATGTTTTACACTGTTAAAATTAATCAACTAA
- the ybeY gene encoding rRNA maturation RNase YbeY, whose protein sequence is MEITLIDESAYLTDEQHQLVLNLLDFASKQPELNLAEDTEMSVTFVDNAAIQEINRTYREKDMPTDVISFAIEDETDDELAIEWDDFDIPRNIGDIIVSFDKIVEQATEYKHSFERELGFLVVHGFLHLNGYDHLTEDEEKEMFDLQRKILAEYGLKR, encoded by the coding sequence ATGGAGATTACTTTAATTGATGAATCAGCGTATCTAACTGATGAACAACACCAATTAGTCTTAAACCTTTTAGACTTTGCATCAAAACAACCAGAATTAAATTTAGCTGAAGATACGGAAATGTCTGTTACTTTTGTCGATAATGCAGCAATTCAAGAAATTAATCGAACGTATCGGGAAAAAGACATGCCAACGGATGTGATTAGTTTTGCGATTGAGGATGAAACAGATGATGAGCTAGCGATTGAATGGGATGATTTTGATATTCCTCGAAATATCGGGGATATCATTGTATCTTTTGATAAAATTGTTGAGCAGGCTACGGAATACAAACACTCATTTGAGCGTGAGCTAGGCTTTCTGGTTGTCCATGGTTTTCTTCATTTAAATGGTTACGATCATCTGACTGAAGACGAAGAAAAAGAAATGTTTGATTTACAACGAAAGATTTTGGCCGAGTATGGTCTTAAAAGATAA
- a CDS encoding PhoH family protein, with translation MNEDNKAIDIVIDNHVDLNELFGLQDAHLTLLEDYLTVSISSRGEVIHIEGASSKVDQAHRILGALMELIKRSHKINQQDVITAIKMSQSDNLGAFLNLYEVSLIKDAKGNSIRIKNASQKAYIDAIKKNDVVFGIGPAGTGKTFLAVVMAVAALKNGQVDKIILTRPAVEAGENLGFLPGDLQEKVNPYLRPVYDALYQILGMEHTARLMERGVIEIAPLAYMRGRTLDKAFVILDEAQNTTNAQMKMFLTRLGYGSKMIVNGDKTQIDLPSKVASGLIKAEQLLKGLNKITFIEFTAEDVVRHPVVAEIIRAYEKDR, from the coding sequence ATTAATGAAGATAATAAAGCAATCGATATCGTTATCGATAATCACGTTGATTTAAATGAATTATTTGGTTTACAAGATGCGCACTTAACGTTATTAGAGGATTACTTAACGGTATCAATTTCTAGTCGTGGTGAAGTCATCCATATCGAAGGAGCCTCTTCAAAGGTTGACCAAGCACATCGCATTTTAGGGGCTTTAATGGAATTAATAAAGCGAAGTCATAAAATTAATCAACAAGATGTGATAACTGCAATTAAGATGAGTCAATCCGATAATTTGGGAGCATTTTTGAATTTATATGAAGTTTCTTTAATTAAAGATGCTAAAGGTAATTCGATTCGCATTAAAAATGCTAGTCAGAAAGCTTATATTGATGCGATAAAGAAAAACGATGTTGTATTTGGTATTGGTCCTGCTGGAACGGGAAAAACTTTTTTAGCTGTTGTTATGGCAGTCGCTGCTTTGAAAAATGGTCAAGTCGATAAAATTATCTTGACGAGACCTGCAGTTGAAGCAGGCGAAAACCTTGGATTTTTACCTGGTGACTTACAAGAAAAAGTAAATCCTTATTTACGGCCTGTCTATGATGCGTTGTATCAAATTTTAGGTATGGAGCACACTGCTCGTTTAATGGAGCGTGGAGTTATTGAAATCGCGCCGTTAGCCTATATGCGTGGTCGGACTCTAGATAAAGCATTTGTTATTTTGGATGAAGCGCAAAATACCACTAATGCACAAATGAAAATGTTCTTAACTAGACTTGGTTATGGATCAAAAATGATTGTTAATGGTGATAAAACGCAAATTGATTTACCTTCTAAAGTTGCGAGTGGTTTAATTAAAGCTGAACAACTTTTAAAAGGACTAAATAAAATTACATTTATAGAGTTTACCGCTGAAGACGTCGTCCGTCACCCAGTTGTCGCTGAGATTATTAGAGCTTATGAAAAGGATAGATAA
- a CDS encoding GatB/YqeY domain-containing protein yields the protein MTLLSNLNSDIKVAMKSQDKETLSVLRLMKSAIQNDEIKKGTALSPEEELTVLSREMKQRKESLHEFEKANRQDLVEKVQGEINVVSRYMPKQLTDAELRDIIAAAVKTSGATSMKDFGQVMGLVMPQVKGKADGQQVNALVKELIS from the coding sequence ATGACACTGTTAAGCAATTTAAATAGTGATATAAAAGTAGCGATGAAAAGTCAAGACAAGGAGACGCTTTCTGTTCTTAGATTAATGAAATCAGCAATACAAAATGATGAAATTAAAAAAGGAACAGCTCTAAGTCCTGAGGAAGAATTAACCGTTTTGTCACGAGAAATGAAGCAAAGAAAAGAATCTCTTCACGAATTTGAAAAAGCGAATCGTCAAGATTTAGTTGAGAAAGTTCAAGGAGAAATTAACGTTGTTTCACGATACATGCCAAAACAATTAACGGATGCTGAACTGCGAGATATAATAGCGGCAGCTGTTAAAACTTCAGGTGCGACATCTATGAAAGATTTTGGTCAAGTGATGGGGTTGGTTATGCCTCAAGTTAAAGGAAAAGCTGATGGTCAACAGGTCAACGCTTTAGTGAAAGAATTAATATCATAA
- the rpsU gene encoding 30S ribosomal protein S21 produces the protein MSKTVVRKNESLDDALRRFKRSVSKTGTLQEYRKREFYEKPSVKRKKKSEAARKRKKY, from the coding sequence ATGTCAAAAACTGTTGTTCGTAAAAACGAATCATTAGATGACGCTCTTCGTCGCTTCAAACGTTCCGTTTCAAAAACTGGTACCTTACAAGAGTACCGTAAGCGTGAGTTCTACGAAAAACCAAGTGTTAAGCGTAAGAAAAAGTCTGAAGCTGCAAGAAAACGTAAAAAATACTAG
- a CDS encoding Fur family transcriptional regulator, translated as MQHKIDLAMQLMKDQGFKYTKRRVDILTFLAEEDRYVGALEVFEWMNQQYQGMSYDTVYRNLRDFSQLGILEETELNGEKKYRFHCDTCAHQHHHHHFICTECGATRELNLCPMDFFKEQLPGCIIESHRFEILGKCDKCAKK; from the coding sequence ATGCAACATAAAATAGATTTAGCAATGCAACTAATGAAAGATCAAGGATTTAAATATACTAAACGCCGAGTTGATATTTTAACGTTTCTTGCTGAAGAAGATCGTTATGTGGGCGCGCTAGAAGTATTCGAATGGATGAATCAGCAATATCAAGGGATGAGTTACGACACAGTTTATCGTAATTTGCGTGATTTTAGCCAATTAGGTATTTTAGAAGAAACAGAATTAAATGGCGAAAAAAAGTACCGGTTTCATTGTGATACGTGTGCCCATCAACATCACCATCATCACTTTATTTGTACAGAGTGTGGGGCTACAAGAGAACTTAATTTGTGCCCGATGGATTTTTTTAAAGAGCAATTACCTGGCTGTATTATTGAGAGTCACCGCTTTGAAATCTTAGGAAAATGTGATAAATGTGCAAAAAAATGA
- a CDS encoding pyruvate, water dikinase regulatory protein, with amino-acid sequence MSSQLINIYIISDSAGETATKLAKAAMAQYEHSDIEFCLYRQTFVDKLDELRPALEEARTLNALVIQTLISEDLVEFSNQFCLEHHLFTLDALSPLVSELGIRTGTPPARIPGATHFLTQDYFDRMSAMEFAVKYDDGKDAKGFLEADILLLGVSRTSKTPLSLFLANKNFKVANLPLIPSAHIPKQLWEVDPKKIVGLTNDPEILNSIRKERMRAYGLNPDTAYSALETIHEELKFANELYKKLDCLVINVAQKSIEETASIILSKLHLENHNYYS; translated from the coding sequence ATGTCCTCCCAATTAATTAATATTTATATCATTTCTGATTCTGCTGGTGAAACGGCAACTAAGTTAGCGAAAGCCGCAATGGCACAATATGAGCACTCTGATATTGAATTTTGTCTTTATCGTCAAACATTTGTTGATAAACTTGATGAGCTTAGACCAGCACTAGAAGAAGCTCGTACTTTAAATGCTTTAGTCATCCAGACATTAATTTCTGAAGACTTGGTTGAATTTTCTAACCAGTTCTGCTTGGAGCATCATCTGTTTACTTTAGATGCCTTATCGCCTTTAGTTAGTGAATTAGGGATTCGTACAGGTACTCCTCCTGCACGAATTCCTGGCGCGACTCATTTTCTAACCCAAGATTATTTTGACCGTATGAGCGCCATGGAGTTTGCTGTCAAATACGACGACGGAAAAGACGCCAAAGGTTTTTTAGAAGCTGACATTCTACTTTTAGGTGTTTCACGTACATCCAAAACGCCTTTAAGTTTATTTTTGGCAAACAAAAATTTTAAAGTCGCTAATTTGCCTTTAATTCCTTCTGCCCATATTCCAAAACAACTATGGGAAGTAGACCCTAAAAAAATTGTTGGTCTCACAAATGACCCAGAAATTCTAAATAGTATTCGCAAAGAAAGAATGCGTGCCTATGGTTTAAATCCAGATACTGCCTATTCTGCATTGGAGACGATCCACGAAGAATTAAAATTCGCTAATGAATTATATAAAAAACTAGATTGTTTGGTTATTAACGTTGCCCAAAAATCAATTGAAGAAACTGCTTCTATTATTTTAAGTAAATTACACTTAGAAAACCATAATTATTACAGTTAA
- a CDS encoding aldose 1-epimerase family protein, giving the protein MERVVLENEVCRAVFSSHGAELISFQTKKNNLEYIWQGNQDYWSRHAPILFPIVGRLKDNQYTYKNQTYQMNQHGFARDCEFQVVNPTKDKAIFTLSSSEATKINYPFSFELVVTYELNQDTLDISYDVISLETELIFGIGGHPAFNVPLVAGTTFDEYYVEFTPSKSRTRLPLSGPFVDLNCATLAQTNTSIMLKRSWFKNDAVILRTVDENQFTIKSDATPHGVKLAMHQAPFVGFWSLYDKEAPFVCIEPWWGIADTLDSTGELENKFGMNRLEPNSSFHASYSISIF; this is encoded by the coding sequence ATGGAAAGAGTGGTATTAGAAAACGAAGTATGTCGCGCAGTCTTTTCGAGTCATGGTGCTGAATTAATTAGTTTTCAAACGAAAAAAAATAACCTGGAGTATATTTGGCAAGGAAATCAAGACTATTGGAGTCGACATGCACCAATCCTCTTTCCTATTGTTGGTCGCTTGAAAGATAATCAGTATACTTATAAAAATCAAACATATCAAATGAACCAGCATGGTTTTGCCCGTGACTGTGAGTTCCAAGTGGTTAACCCCACCAAAGATAAAGCAATCTTTACATTATCTAGTTCTGAAGCAACGAAAATCAATTATCCATTTTCATTTGAATTAGTTGTGACTTATGAGTTGAATCAAGATACCTTAGATATTTCTTATGATGTTATAAGTTTAGAAACGGAATTAATTTTTGGAATTGGTGGACATCCAGCGTTTAATGTTCCATTAGTTGCAGGTACGACTTTTGATGAGTACTATGTTGAATTCACACCATCTAAAAGTCGGACTAGATTACCTTTATCGGGGCCATTTGTTGATTTGAATTGTGCAACTTTAGCGCAAACAAATACGAGCATTATGCTCAAACGTAGTTGGTTTAAAAATGATGCAGTCATCCTACGTACTGTCGACGAAAATCAATTTACGATAAAATCAGACGCAACACCGCACGGAGTTAAGCTAGCAATGCATCAGGCGCCTTTTGTTGGCTTTTGGTCGCTATATGATAAAGAAGCGCCATTCGTTTGTATCGAGCCATGGTGGGGGATTGCTGATACACTAGATTCAACTGGTGAATTAGAAAATAAATTTGGTATGAACCGTTTAGAACCTAATTCATCTTTTCATGCAAGTTATTCTATTAGTATTTTTTAG
- the codY gene encoding GTP-sensing pleiotropic transcriptional regulator CodY, whose amino-acid sequence MESLLSKTRMINELLQREDMMIANSELPYSQMAATLGDILDCNVYIVDKKGSVKGFIVVHQVNNERVQQMLVAQQLPTEYIMNISLLTMTKENITMDSDITMFPIELRDDLPDAFTTIVPIYGAGERLGTIVLGRLGCSFESDDLVLAEYSATVVGMQLLYQQSRELEFEIRETTAVQMAISTLSFSELKAVKAIFDALEGTEGRLTASTIADQIGITRSVIVNALRKLESAGVIESRSLGMKGTYIKIINKYFKEELTCTELI is encoded by the coding sequence TTGGAGTCGTTATTAAGTAAAACCAGAATGATTAATGAACTGTTGCAACGGGAAGACATGATGATTGCTAATTCTGAGTTGCCTTACTCGCAAATGGCTGCGACATTGGGTGATATCTTAGATTGTAATGTCTATATTGTTGATAAAAAAGGTAGTGTCAAAGGTTTTATCGTGGTACATCAAGTAAACAATGAACGAGTTCAGCAGATGCTAGTTGCACAACAACTACCAACTGAATATATTATGAATATTAGTTTGCTGACAATGACAAAGGAAAATATCACGATGGATAGCGATATTACAATGTTTCCTATTGAGTTACGTGATGATTTACCTGATGCGTTTACAACGATTGTACCGATTTATGGTGCAGGTGAACGATTAGGTACCATTGTTCTTGGTAGGCTGGGCTGTTCTTTTGAGTCTGATGACTTAGTCTTGGCTGAATACAGTGCAACCGTTGTTGGAATGCAGTTATTGTATCAGCAATCACGTGAGTTAGAATTTGAAATTCGCGAAACGACTGCAGTACAAATGGCGATTAGCACGTTGTCATTTAGCGAGCTAAAAGCTGTCAAAGCAATTTTTGATGCCTTAGAAGGCACAGAAGGACGTTTAACAGCATCCACGATTGCTGATCAGATTGGTATCACGCGTTCGGTTATTGTGAATGCCTTACGTAAACTAGAATCTGCCGGTGTTATAGAGTCACGTTCTTTGGGAATGAAAGGAACGTACATTAAAATTATTAATAAGTACTTTAAAGAGGAACTAACGTGTACAGAATTAATTTAA
- the hslU gene encoding ATP-dependent protease ATPase subunit HslU — protein MKAIHKTPKEIVIELDQYIVGQEVAKKSVAVALRNRYRRMQLPEDMQQEITPKNLLMIGPTGVGKTEIARRLAKIVNAPFVKVEATKFTEVGYVGRDVESMVRDLVEASIIIVKKEKYSQVYSQAKKKADERLVKLLVPGIKKEKRQSGNQFDMMMQMMNGLQNQNQDEEKEEVTDSIRVSRETVQSQLEKGLPEDREVTVEVEEKKTVPAMNNGLEQMGIDLGDTLSALTPKKKIKRTLSVAEAREILINEESEKLVNDADIHSEAIRLAKNNGIIFIDEFDKITSKSDNQGQVSREGVQRDILPIVEGSLVNTKYGAIPTDHILFIASGAFHMSKPSDLIPELQGRFPIRVELNDLTANDFVRILTEPNNALIKQYIALLGTENIDVTFTKEAIDRIAEIAYQVNSETDNIGARRLHTILEKLLEDLLFEASDMQMADITITEGYVNEKLDKIAHDEDLSRYIL, from the coding sequence ATGAAAGCTATTCATAAAACACCAAAAGAAATTGTTATTGAACTAGATCAATATATTGTTGGCCAAGAAGTGGCGAAAAAATCTGTGGCGGTTGCGTTACGTAATCGATACCGCAGAATGCAGTTACCTGAAGATATGCAACAAGAAATTACCCCCAAAAATTTATTAATGATTGGGCCAACAGGTGTTGGTAAAACTGAAATTGCCCGTCGTTTAGCTAAAATTGTTAATGCACCTTTCGTCAAAGTAGAAGCAACTAAATTTACTGAAGTAGGTTATGTTGGTCGTGACGTTGAGTCAATGGTTCGTGACTTAGTTGAAGCAAGTATTATCATTGTTAAAAAAGAAAAATATTCTCAAGTTTATTCTCAAGCAAAGAAAAAAGCTGATGAACGTCTAGTGAAACTTTTAGTTCCTGGCATCAAGAAAGAAAAACGCCAGAGTGGCAATCAATTTGATATGATGATGCAAATGATGAATGGATTGCAAAACCAAAATCAAGACGAAGAAAAAGAAGAAGTAACAGATTCAATTCGAGTGAGTCGTGAGACGGTTCAATCACAATTAGAAAAAGGTTTGCCGGAAGATCGTGAAGTAACGGTTGAGGTTGAAGAAAAGAAAACTGTACCAGCGATGAATAACGGATTAGAACAAATGGGTATTGACTTAGGTGATACCTTGAGTGCGTTAACGCCTAAAAAGAAAATTAAACGCACATTATCTGTTGCTGAAGCACGTGAAATTTTAATTAACGAAGAATCTGAAAAATTAGTTAATGATGCAGATATCCATAGTGAAGCAATTCGTTTGGCGAAAAATAACGGGATTATTTTTATTGATGAGTTCGATAAAATTACATCAAAATCTGATAATCAGGGTCAAGTATCACGTGAAGGTGTTCAACGTGACATCTTACCAATCGTTGAAGGCTCATTAGTTAATACGAAATATGGTGCTATTCCAACTGATCATATTCTATTTATAGCGTCTGGAGCTTTTCATATGAGTAAGCCAAGTGATTTGATACCTGAGCTTCAAGGACGATTTCCAATTCGTGTGGAATTAAATGATTTAACAGCAAATGATTTCGTTCGTATTTTGACGGAACCAAATAATGCTTTAATCAAGCAATATATTGCGTTATTAGGAACAGAAAACATCGATGTCACATTTACGAAAGAAGCAATTGATCGCATTGCTGAAATTGCCTATCAAGTAAATAGTGAAACAGACAATATTGGTGCTCGTCGCTTGCATACAATTTTAGAGAAACTATTAGAAGATTTATTATTTGAAGCTTCTGACATGCAAATGGCCGATATTACAATTACTGAAGGCTATGTTAATGAGAAATTAGATAAAATTGCGCATGATGAAGATTTAAGTCGCTATATTTTATAA
- the hslV gene encoding ATP-dependent protease subunit HslV, whose product MGYTTFHSTTICAVEKDGKFAMAGDGQVTMGESVVMKGTARKVRRIYNGEVVVGFAGSVADAFNLEEKFETKLNQYKGNLMRAAVELAMEWRSDKMMQKLEALLIVMNDKEMLVVSGTGEVIAPDDGILAIGSGGNYALAAARAMKNNGRAEMTAGEIAKAALNVAADICVYTNHNIILEEI is encoded by the coding sequence ATGGGATATACAACTTTTCATTCAACAACAATTTGTGCTGTCGAAAAAGACGGAAAATTTGCAATGGCTGGCGATGGTCAAGTAACAATGGGCGAGTCAGTTGTCATGAAAGGCACAGCACGTAAAGTTCGTCGAATTTATAATGGCGAGGTTGTCGTAGGTTTTGCAGGTAGCGTTGCTGATGCGTTTAACTTAGAAGAAAAATTTGAAACAAAATTAAATCAATACAAAGGCAATCTTATGCGTGCAGCTGTTGAGTTGGCAATGGAATGGCGCAGTGATAAGATGATGCAAAAGTTAGAAGCTTTATTAATTGTAATGAATGATAAAGAGATGTTAGTCGTTTCGGGAACGGGTGAAGTTATCGCGCCTGATGATGGTATTTTAGCAATAGGCTCAGGTGGTAATTACGCATTAGCAGCCGCTCGTGCAATGAAAAATAACGGACGAGCTGAAATGACAGCAGGTGAAATCGCTAAGGCTGCATTGAATGTTGCTGCAGATATTTGTGTCTATACCAATCATAATATTATCTTAGAAGAGATTTAA
- the xerC gene encoding tyrosine recombinase XerC, with protein MEFLRYLSVERQYSVLTSNAYEEDITHFFDFLETTGDDDYLAVTPQDVRVYLAYLHDKHYQRNSISRKISSLRAFYQFLVQNQFIVENPFSYVQMKRQTKKLPRFFYEKEMDLLFATVSGDKLLDKRNKVLLEILYGTGMRVSECIQLTIKDIDFESAVFLVHGKGNKERYVPFGSFAADAIHDYLAHVRPVLLLKGDEAHDYLLVNHRGGQLTTAGVRYILKQLIQQSALTTDIHPHMLRHTFATHLLNNGADMRTVQELLGHVSLSSTQIYTHVTTEALQKNYRNFHPRA; from the coding sequence ATGGAGTTTTTGCGCTATTTATCTGTTGAACGTCAGTACTCTGTGTTAACAAGTAATGCTTATGAGGAAGACATAACACATTTTTTTGATTTCCTTGAAACAACTGGTGATGATGACTATCTAGCAGTGACACCTCAAGATGTCCGGGTTTATTTAGCTTATCTGCATGATAAACATTACCAGCGTAATTCAATTAGCCGGAAAATATCTAGTTTACGGGCTTTTTATCAATTTTTAGTGCAAAATCAATTTATTGTTGAAAATCCATTTTCATATGTACAAATGAAACGTCAAACAAAAAAATTACCACGTTTTTTTTATGAGAAAGAAATGGATTTGTTATTTGCGACTGTGTCTGGTGATAAATTATTGGATAAACGCAATAAGGTTCTCTTAGAAATATTATATGGGACTGGTATGCGGGTATCTGAGTGTATCCAGTTGACTATAAAGGATATTGATTTTGAGTCGGCCGTTTTTTTGGTTCACGGTAAAGGGAATAAAGAACGTTATGTACCATTTGGTTCTTTTGCAGCAGATGCCATTCACGATTATTTAGCTCATGTTCGGCCAGTTTTATTACTTAAAGGGGATGAAGCACATGATTATTTGTTAGTTAATCATCGTGGTGGTCAATTAACAACGGCTGGTGTAAGATATATTTTAAAGCAATTAATTCAACAAAGTGCGCTTACAACGGATATTCATCCGCACATGCTACGGCATACATTTGCGACGCATTTATTAAATAATGGTGCTGATATGCGAACAGTCCAAGAATTATTAGGGCATGTGAGTTTATCATCCACGCAAATATACACGCATGTTACGACGGAAGCGTTACAGAAAAATTATCGAAATTTTCATCCGAGAGCATAG